The following is a genomic window from Melitaea cinxia chromosome 24, ilMelCinx1.1, whole genome shotgun sequence.
CTAATAAGTCATAACGGCATTAATATTGTCCTATATCTTACTTTTGAAACAagataacaaacacaaaatgaaaaaaataagattggAATGTACATCATTTAGATGTGGattgagtattattttttatacagtctGTAGatgcatatttaaaatatcaaagctAGAAAAAATTTCCATCAATCATTATTACCTACTTGATTAGTTTTATAatagaactagctgtgcctgagacttcgtccgcgtggaattaaaaaaaaatattgttcagttcgcagagttacaaaataattaaatttctaaaataaaagtagcctaagttactacttattacatcagctatctaccagtgcaagtcccatcaaaatcggtccagccgttttagagaatAGCCGGAATATTCACAagttatgtgcaggataaactatctgcaaccggtgaaacagctaaagaaattttaataataataaataaatattttgacctTTATAAGCTTAGTAAGCTCATAGTTAGTCTCTAAAACGAGTCTAAAATGCTTACAATTTTTTCTTAGCTAACACCAAGGTGTCATTGTTATAGACAAAACATTTAATTGCCATGTTTACTGCCTAGCTTAGAATAGATGAGTTTTGATGACCTCATCATGGTTTCATAGAATACCTAATTCTAATCGAAAACTTTTTGTCCGATCCTCGCAATCAGTCAAGGTAAACGCTtgcttaaacataataatattgcaTTTTTATTCGCTAAAACTGATCAATTTTAACAGAAAATAGACATTTGTTAGGAATATGTCTATAGGTGTCTAGAAGTCTATGCGtttaatttcattcaaattttCGGACgcacttttaaaaaatactagctgaccccgcaaacgtttctttgccatatatgctattaacccgcttaatccccccccccccccttataacttaggggtatgaaaaaatagatgctggccgattctcagacctacccgatatgcccacaaaattttattaaaatcggtcgagccgtttcggaggagttcaatgtttaacaccatgatacgagaattttatatattagattagatttaCCATTGAGTTACTTTTCGCTTTTTTATACTACATTCCGATGTTATGGCATGACTATAAAGAATTTGACGGTCCAAACTGCTTTTTATAAGCTTAATTTTGACATGAAATCAATTACACTATTTTAAAGAATGTAAAATACAAAGGCACAATACTATTGTTTTAAGTTGtatcatataaataatgtatatatcatgtaaataatataatgtatcatataaatattacatgtcCTTTTTTAGTCAGTTTAAACTGACCAAGTAATTATGATGTTACAGGAGTTCTTCGTGCCAATCAACACGAAGGGCGAGATGTACGAAGTGTGTCCCGAGGAGCTGTCCCCTGCTGAATGGGATGATGCATCGCCATCATCAACTCCGGTACCACCAGAGATCTCATCACGAGCTCACAGACTACCACATCTGTTGAGCTTGTGGAAGCTGCCTACCAGAGTGAGGCTGCTGGCCGGCACTGTTCCTATTGAAATGGCTCATGATGTCGGAGGTAAttgcttttttaattaaaaaaaaggctcGCTCGGTTTTgactataaatttttatttattatatttatttgttatttgatattattgACCAATATGACGCTGctataaatataatcattaatACCAAATGCTATTTATTGATACTATAGCTACTGTGTTATAGTGAAAGAATATTAACGTCGGTTGTTCAAAGTTACTGTTTGTcgattacaaacaaataaaacctgctacttaataatatgaatatataattgtatacaaCTTGCGATCTTGTTACAGACACATAAACATCGTTACAGGTCCATAAAAATCCACGTTAATTTAATGCTACAACATTTTATCCCGTTCACGAATCCTTATCTGATCCGGTCGTTTTAATAACGATAAAAGACGATTGAACGTAATCTTGATATTTTAAGTACGATATTACAAAACTTCTTAATATCATAATTGTGATTTGTAATTTACCGATACGGTCGATAAAATAGCGATAATAATCGTTATTGCTCGCAGTGCGTCGAGATGATACTATAAATAAACTTGCATTTCTAGACCCATGGACCCGTCCGACGTGTTTTATTCGTTAATTTAAGGCTTTTGTCATACCCGCGCAGATCCATGCATCATTCCTATGTAAACTCAGCAACAATAAATACAGATATTGCGTCCTTTTGATCATAGAATAATAttcctgttattttatttgcagAAGATCTTCTGTTGCGGGCGGCGAGTACGGAACCAGTGTTGGTGATGTGTACTCTTCCTGAATACAGTTCCTTGCCGTCCAGTCCGAGCAAGCAAGTTGACCCCCGATACCATGCCAAGGAGACATTGCAGCTTCTGCCTTTAAACAGCAGTATAAAGGTCAGGCGAACACAACTCGGCTTCGACAGCGAAAAAAGAATGTTCCTCTCCGCTTGCCTCCAGAAAGCTCTAACCTTCTGTCAACTTAACGTTGACAACTGGATAAGGCAGATCTCCTACGCTAACTCGACTGTTGCGAGCAAAGCAAAGACAGTCGAAGATCTTATCAAAGATGACCACGAACCAGTTAAGTTTGAAAAGGAAAAGAAATTTACCCTTCAAGGCTTGAAAATTGACACGTCAAAGTTATTCGGAAAAAGTGATAAGGTATTAAAAGATATACCGGATGAAACTGAAggttctattatatttttaagtaaaaacgaGCTCGAGCATATGAATTATGATGTGTATAGTGACGACGAGGGTAAAGATGACAAAAGTGAAGAGAAAGTAGAATCTGAACAGTTTTCTAATGACAAAATGCATGTATTCAGAGAAGATTCTGGTCCAAAGAAAGGAAAATGGTTCAagaatattaaacttttaaagaGCACGGAGAAGTTGGATGATAAAATTACGGCaatcgaaaataatgaaaaGTATAGAGACGTTAAAGATCCGTTCGATCCATTAGGTGAAAAACATAGCTCTATAGAACGATACCAAGATATGGCGAAACTAATAGAAGACCGATTTGGTGCGCTTAGGAAAAATGATGGAACGGCTGAAAAGAGCCATTCCTATAAAAGCCTCACAACCTCCTCGTCGGATATGGGTACAAGTCAATGTAGTTCGAGTCACAAAAAGCCTGTACTGACTAAATCGGTTTCTGTACAAACCGGTATGCCTGATAGCTCATACACGGAAGAGGAAGACAGTGGCATTAATATGAAACATGGTCGGAAAAACCTCAGCGTTGATCAAATAAACTATTGTGGTTCTATGGAAAGTGACTCAAGCTCTGGTAGGAAATTAAAATCTCTCGATGaaaatatgcttaaaaaatCATCAGCTACTAAATCTTCTTCAAACCTCGAAAGGAGACAAAGGATACAACCGGACTTAATACCGGAGAAACCAATGGTTAAATCTGAATCTTATAATCAAATACAAAGCTGCGAAGACATTAATATGTTTGGAGCTGGATCTCTATACAACGACAGCGACTtcgaaattaattataaacaacaTTCTTTCATAACCGAAAAGTTATGTTCTGAATTTCATGTTAAAACAAAAAGGGTGCTAAGCAAATCCACTTCAAACTTACTCCATCCTAAAAAATCAACAGACAAAAAAGAATCTAGTAATAGCAACAGCATGCCAACAAAAACCGAACGTTCTAACGACAGTGAAAAACTTGTTAATTTccgaaaaaaaattgacaaaccCAGAGCGCCTACACCGAAATCTGAAATTGATGAACCACTTCCAGTAGACATATCTGAGGAAGAACCTCAAATCCAGAAGAAATTAAGACGATCTATATCTTCAATTCAAAAACGAAAGTTACCTGTTATCGAAGATTTACCATACGGTCAAGTAGCGGATGCTGTAGACATCGAAGAAGAAAAGTTAGATACAGATTCTAGTACTGATAATATATATGCAGAAATATGCGCACCGAATAGTAATAAAACGAGTGAAGAAGAAACTTACGACTACAATGTAGATATATTAGCGACAGATCCTGTGATATGTAACGTGAAAAAGGAAGTAAACAGTCGCAACGATGAAAGAGCGAGGTTGATGAATGGAAACCAAGACAATCCATTCAGACACATTGAAGTTGTGGTCATAGAAAGATCTACAGATTTTGAATTGGACAATTCAAGTGTTGCTTCGAGTGATTTTGACGAAACGGGGAGCAAGAACGATGTGTCTATAACGATAGACTCTTGGGAACGTGATAAAGATACTAAGAGTACTGAACCAAAAATCCATGCTATTAGATTAGAAATAACTAGTAATATGGATGATTATCCAGTTGAAAATCAGAGCTTAGATAGGACGGAGGTCCATCTCAGTAAAGATAATTCGTTAAGTTTTAGTAACAGTATCCATTTGAATGGTACATATCCCAACGAGGCCATCTACGATACTTTGAAGTAGATAagatgtattatatttttccaATAATAGAACATTAAGAGTCACAAaactataagaaatatttttaaaaatgttattaaaatatcgcCTCCGTAGTTTGCTTTATTAGTGCGCTTAGTTTTTAGTTGTACCACTCACTCACGTGTCATATTAAGCATAGTAATTAAATTAGAGgctgaatagttttttttttcgaatcaCAACTAAATTCACTTttgaacttttataaaaaaatgtttttttttttccaataaaaGACGAGGCGATGacaatttcttatttatattattttggcACCTATAACTACTAGTTTTTatcattatcataataattttgtataacatTATAGATAATCAAATACAAGCACACAAATTACAACACTTTGTGCATCACGAGATTTcactcaatatttttttcaaacatttaaattttttaagttatagaCAACATGTGACAAAATCGGTGCTACAATAGGtgctcaatttaattttaatcttatttaattataacttaaaactGTAGAAATATGGCcctaaatattgaataaaaattggtttgtattgttctttttgaaaataagtgtatttttatttataatttttggtttttttcGACAActtttggttgtttttttttatatatatatatttttatatttgaattgtatttctaaatatatacttGGGCTCTATTTCTAAGATCACATATCACatgacaattattattacttattgtaAATTGTTTGTACCATATaggtagttttaaatattgtgtaatATAAACTTGATTTTAAGTCTGACGCACTCGAAAACGAAATGTAAAATTGCTGTTTAAGAGATGCTttgaagatataaataaatgaataatacatgtatttttgattttgatttattaatctATTATATGCTGCGAACTTGTCACTGCCACTTTATCACTGaaggcagcagcgttttcggtctgtatgtcaaagccagcaattgattttcccgccatcggtcagcttctaCAGTCTCAGGCTGATTGGTATAGGAACTTTTTAtcacttacgacacccacaggtaGAGGTGGGTATATTAtatgaaacaataatatattaatatatctgttcttttttatactaaaacatggcAAACAAGTGTTTACTCCGTCTGATAATAAGTGGATAGTGTAGTCTACGAAAGGCCTGTAAAACAAGGAGCATTGCCAGCGTGTTGCCGATCCTAAACCAAGACGCGACCCTGGAGTtatggccaccttactcaccatggAAATACATTACTTGAAAAGTTGAGAGCTGGTGGTTGtggctggtgcttgtcatgtggtctcatttagcCCAGTCCCAGCAACCAAGCCTGGTCCAGTCCCAGCAACCAAGCCTGGTCCAGTCCCAGCAACCAAGCCTGGTCCAGTCCCAGCAACCAAGCCTGGTCCAGTCCCAGCAACCAAGCCTGGTCCAGTCCCAGCAACCAAGCCTGGTCCAGTCCCAGCAACCAAGCCTGGTCCAGTCCCAGCAACGAAGCCTGGTCCAGTCCCAGCAACCAAGCCTGGTCCAGTTTCAGCAACCAAGCCTGGTCCAGTCCCAGCAACCAAGCCTGGTCCAGTCCCAGCAACCAAGCCTGGTCCAGTCCCAGCAACCAAGCTTGGCCCATCGTTATCATTCTAGACTTCTACCAAGACTGGGTCAAGCCTGGCTTGCAAGCTTGGCCCAGAGTTCTACATAGTTGGGCTAAACCTGGGCTAAGCTTGGCCTTTCACTGAGAACCCCTACCCGAGACCTATGAGTAGGTCTcagcaaggacctccgccataacgagtactttttgagttatccctactaattagtaataaaaatatattgttacatTCTTCCTTTAGGCGAATTATTCCCAAGCATTGGAGCTATGATATATGCCTTACTAGACATCTGTTCTATAACATACTGGGTGTCAtagttatatgtatacattatgagtgaattaaaacaaatatatcgacaaatatactgtattttatttaacaaataaattacatttaaaattataaaatagtacCGACATATAATTTCATTACGGTggctcaaaatcaaaataatatcgaATATAATTAttcactaatatttaaaaaaaaaacccttaaacaaaatttcattGCAGGAAGTTACGATGTTGTGCGTCTTTCATAAACTTGGTCTTAAAATAATTCAGGAAtggaataataatttcattaacatCGAAGTGTTTGGTTATCTTAATATAAAGGTTAGAAACACACTAGGCAATTTTTTGCGGTCAATCATATTAGCACAAAacttattttggttttttttaaaagttatttaagttGATAGAAACagtatttattatactattttagaTAAGACTTGCCAAATGTGAACCTAACCTAAGTAAATTTACACTATACAAGATATAGTACACATTTTTTGAGATTATAATTACTGCGCTCGGACTAAACAAATACAACTACAAAAGCTACAAGGAACAAGCGCAGTCACcttgtaaaagataaatactttgtaacacaaaatatttaaatattacaagggGCCAAGATGTTTTTGGATACCATGGCTAGAAGAAGATGGTAAAACATTACACATGGACATGAGAGAGATAGAAAATATTTCACATAAACGGTAGtagcattttaattaaaacatatttacattctcatttcattttaaaatgcgATGGATGTTATTAAGTCACTAAATTATCAGTCGGGAATGGGATCACAGAGGGTTTAGGCCAATCGTATGGACTGGATGATTTGGAAGACAGCCGAGCCGCAGACTACAAATATGAAGAGAGCTAAGAGCCATGGAGCTACGGGATATTGGTCATCCTTTTCCTGAAATAGagaaatattatacattactACATGATAATTAAGATGATTGTGATGTTATAGGGGCATTGACATAGTTGGCACTGATGAAGTCACTTTCAGCTCAAGTGTTGCTGATTTGATTCCCACCTGGGCGTGATATATACGCAATATATTGTGTACAAccatatattgtttaaaaaggaacacataatattataaatgataatagAGATATATCGACTTAGGTATTGGCATATTTTGTAGTAAAAGAGTTACTTAAGGAATTGGAGATTCGATTACCAGatattgtgtatattatttttaaaataaccatatattttattagttgacTGTCATCTAAAACACTACATGTGTTTCCTACGGTACGATAAGGTCCTAACCTAAAAACAAACtttcatttatttgtgtatgtaaatatatttatattagtgaTCCAATGAACTTATAACGCCTAAAACTATTGATGGGTCTTTCTAATTATTCCTAagtttaagtatatatgtaaacTTTACAActaagatattaattattatacgcatatattaaataatatttaactgaaatataatttacattcaACAATAAAAATCTGTTGATAATCTCTTCAATAATCTTAATATTGAGACGCAATTATTGTTATCtagataaacatttataaaactgTTATCAACGACAAGACAgattgaattattatatttaataatttatttacaattacattttaacttttacataaatattttacctacATTGTTAATTTCAAGACATACTAAAGAAGAGCTAAATTTTTATAGGTTGTCTTTACTTTGAGATTCTAAAAGCCTTTATTTCTAAAAGGTTATAAGTATAGTagtaaaatttttcaaaataagacTTGCAGTAGTCTTGTAGTCCTATATTAAATGGTGATACTAGCCATGAAGCTTTAAATCTCAATTAGAAATTAGAAGCTAAGTAGTAGTCAAATTTTTTCATATACAATGCACAACTGGTTCAACTTATTTGAGTAGATTAAATCAATTTAGTTAATATGTAAATTGATTTTGGTTTAATGACGTTATTGGTATAGCCTTgaactttataaattattaaactaatgcatgctaataatataaagtggaaaaactcaaaaacaaatgaaaggaatttaaaaattatttgattagtGCTACGTTATCGTTGAGTTATATACTCGTTTTTAAAGGTAAACAGAACAGttaaaatagtgtaatttacGTGGACTGAAAGCTAGCATCataattgtaataatgtatTGACAATTCTTttgaaattacttaaaaaatttatgtataactagctgacctggcgaacttcgtatcacctatttttttctgaaatataataataacatatcaaaataatatacagcctatcttttaagttggatcaaactgcacacggtgtgcaaatttgactaaaatcggttaagtagtttaggagttcattgaggacaaacattgtgacacgagatttatatatattaagatttatgatataatgtaattttaaaacttaaatattatgtatgaaTGTAACAGTCAAAATATTGCTCCCGAATAGCATTGTTTACTGCATCAAGTTACAGGTGTTCAATTAATTACCAGTATGACTAATTTGTGTGAACTAAAAATTTCATACCAATAAATATTGCAATCTAATGAAAAACTACATCTCGTGTTGTAATAATATTGCATGAAATCAATtttcttaacaaaaattaaattttcaacatAAATTGGTAGTAAGagattttactatttttatgtttcataCCACTCCACCTGAGCGGTTTTGCACATCTATTTTCAGACATTTTAGAGACTACCTTTGGCTAGTGCTGAGAATAGGTGTTgatttataatctatactaatattataaagagtaaagatttgtacttttgaatttttgtaagagataaatttaataactactTAACCAACTCTTAACTTCTTAATCAAATAGAATGCTACGTTATCATTGAGTGCCACAGACTATATTTTAACAGAACAAAACTGAATAGTCAAATCAAGTATTTCACACAAAAGTGGAAAGCTAGTTGCTAATATTAAAcccatttataatttaatttatggtATAAAGTGACTATTCTTCAGGAGAGTCTTTAGATTAAGGgcagtcattttgaagttagatatgttagggtttttttttaaacgaaattatgtcgataaaagGTCTAATGTTGAAGTTATATGGGTTAaggtttgtttctttttttttgtaacaaaatcatGCTGATAaccggtcaaattttgagcttagatcaTTTGATGGCccttaatctaaagacttacCATTTTTtactcatattaaattattgttatccTTATTTACTCTATTTGGAAGCTTATTTCAAAATATCACTTTTTCATAAAAtagaaacttaataattttactatcatAAGATGAAACGAGCGTTAATTGTATAGCTTCTATGATAGTTTTGGTTATATAATGATGAAGTAAGACTTAAGAGTAAATATGAAAGTAAATTATGTATTACCTTTGTTGTTTTGGGAACGTTGCCTCTCATTGTGATGTTCTTGCTAGCAATTTCGTTGGCGATACGCATTCTCTGTTTCGGTgccatttttgtataaaatcagTGATATTTGTCCTGTAAAtacaacatttatattattaatgaaatttatttaaaaagaaatattttattgtttatgcaAAAACCTAATTAATGAACTTGTAACACCATATGGAAGGTATAAAATACTGTTTTGTtgtattaaagttatttatatatttacaacattgatattattactaatatgaataaatatattcaacatATTGTTTTCTTCATTCTAATTTCAAGAAAAAACACTTAATTTACTAAGATTATAGGTAGCATAAAAAATCAAGCTACTCATCTGgaaatttatattcttaaattgAGGTCAATAATACTACTatgctataataaaaataccacaCCCAGTTAACCATATATACTTAAGAAATgccatttaattttaactgtatTGCAATCAAATGTTCACATATGCTTATTAAAggaaataaattatgatattatacccatacaaataatacaagtttattacttaaaaaaaaatacattcaaagctataactatttatttatgagCTCTACAAATTATCGTAACATAtggttaagtaaaaaaataagtaattgaaACTAGCCTGTGATATTActgaaattaatacatatacatttagttaCTTATACAACGATGCAGAAAACAAATAGTTGCTGTTTGCTCAGCCGTTTTGGGAGTACgctattcaaaaaaaaatcacaaaaaataaaatagcctaCTATCCTACTTGgcataaattttataagtaattattaaattatgtaaatgttgtcacttttaagttaatttaactGTACATTAAGCACACATCGTCTTAAATACGTTCTAGATTTTTCATAacgtaaacgttgtttttttttcgttaaattatcAATTGCCAGTAACAATGTTTAAGCGTCTCTTTTCTTTAAAcagaatattgttattaatataataagtctacttacaattttcttaaaattaaaggCTGTAAAGCCGAACACGCACAAGCTCACTTGACACGTATGTAAA
Proteins encoded in this region:
- the LOC123665783 gene encoding enolase-phosphatase E1-like, whose protein sequence is MMLQEFFVPINTKGEMYEVCPEELSPAEWDDASPSSTPVPPEISSRAHRLPHLLSLWKLPTRVRLLAGTVPIEMAHDVGEDLLLRAASTEPVLVMCTLPEYSSLPSSPSKQVDPRYHAKETLQLLPLNSSIKVRRTQLGFDSEKRMFLSACLQKALTFCQLNVDNWIRQISYANSTVASKAKTVEDLIKDDHEPVKFEKEKKFTLQGLKIDTSKLFGKSDKVLKDIPDETEGSIIFLSKNELEHMNYDVYSDDEGKDDKSEEKVESEQFSNDKMHVFREDSGPKKGKWFKNIKLLKSTEKLDDKITAIENNEKYRDVKDPFDPLGEKHSSIERYQDMAKLIEDRFGALRKNDGTAEKSHSYKSLTTSSSDMGTSQCSSSHKKPVLTKSVSVQTGMPDSSYTEEEDSGINMKHGRKNLSVDQINYCGSMESDSSSGRKLKSLDENMLKKSSATKSSSNLERRQRIQPDLIPEKPMVKSESYNQIQSCEDINMFGAGSLYNDSDFEINYKQHSFITEKLCSEFHVKTKRVLSKSTSNLLHPKKSTDKKESSNSNSMPTKTERSNDSEKLVNFRKKIDKPRAPTPKSEIDEPLPVDISEEEPQIQKKLRRSISSIQKRKLPVIEDLPYGQVADAVDIEEEKLDTDSSTDNIYAEICAPNSNKTSEEETYDYNVDILATDPVICNVKKEVNSRNDERARLMNGNQDNPFRHIEVVVIERSTDFELDNSSVASSDFDETGSKNDVSITIDSWERDKDTKSTEPKIHAIRLEITSNMDDYPVENQSLDRTEVHLSKDNSLSFSNSIHLNGTYPNEAIYDTLK
- the LOC123665707 gene encoding stress-associated endoplasmic reticulum protein 2, with the translated sequence MAPKQRMRIANEIASKNITMRGNVPKTTKEKDDQYPVAPWLLALFIFVVCGSAVFQIIQSIRLA